One Sphingomonas endolithica DNA segment encodes these proteins:
- a CDS encoding glycoside hydrolase family 130 protein: MEAADVFTKLDVQLRPDPSRTVIRPFSFGYPTAFSVNRTPRAQVVADRLRALDDDMRRRMRELLLTPMRERHRNVEQVLIRRFEEVRDQIGPGDLERDDQLLVGAYFSQEYAFESAALFNPSIVALPPEEQGDDQSIRFVVSLRGIGEGHVSSITFRTGTWGPEDRVIVDAPSPEGVPPCIERHHDEWVRLVCEDSQDVSETVIFPVLPSQRQGVEDLRLVNFTDHDGVRSIIGTYTAFDGHEARQELLRGVDLRTVEMRPMTGAMTGYKGMALFPRRIGGQFVMLGRQDSESIWLLRSDDLHVWEAGQPIMAPKYPWEFVQLGNCGSPVEIDEGWLVFTHGVGMVRGYCIGACLLDKEDPSRVLARTASPLLFPSAEQRGGYVPNVTYSCGALLHDRRVLLPYAIGDEYTAFAVGSVDDLLAVMVPA; encoded by the coding sequence ATGGAAGCCGCAGACGTTTTTACCAAGCTGGACGTCCAGCTCAGGCCTGATCCGTCGCGGACGGTCATCCGTCCGTTCAGCTTCGGCTATCCTACCGCTTTCTCGGTAAACCGCACGCCTCGGGCGCAGGTCGTGGCGGACCGCCTCCGCGCCCTCGACGATGACATGCGCCGGCGCATGAGGGAACTTCTGCTCACGCCCATGCGCGAGCGCCACCGCAACGTCGAACAGGTGCTGATCCGCCGCTTCGAAGAGGTGCGCGACCAGATTGGCCCCGGGGACCTCGAGCGGGACGACCAGCTGCTGGTCGGTGCCTACTTCAGCCAGGAATATGCATTCGAGTCAGCAGCGTTGTTCAACCCGAGCATCGTGGCGCTTCCCCCGGAGGAGCAAGGCGATGACCAGAGCATCCGCTTCGTCGTGTCGCTTCGCGGTATTGGCGAAGGCCATGTCTCATCCATAACGTTCCGCACCGGGACGTGGGGTCCGGAGGACCGGGTGATCGTGGATGCGCCAAGCCCGGAAGGTGTCCCACCCTGCATCGAGCGTCATCATGACGAGTGGGTTCGTCTGGTCTGCGAGGACAGCCAGGACGTGTCCGAGACAGTGATCTTCCCGGTGCTGCCCAGCCAGCGGCAGGGCGTCGAGGATCTGCGCCTCGTCAACTTCACCGATCACGACGGCGTGCGCAGCATCATCGGCACCTACACCGCCTTCGACGGGCATGAAGCCCGGCAGGAGCTGCTGCGCGGCGTCGATCTGCGCACGGTGGAGATGCGGCCGATGACCGGCGCCATGACCGGCTACAAGGGCATGGCGCTGTTCCCGCGTCGTATCGGGGGACAGTTCGTGATGCTCGGTCGCCAGGACAGCGAGAGCATCTGGCTGCTCCGCTCCGACGATCTGCACGTCTGGGAGGCCGGCCAGCCGATCATGGCTCCGAAATATCCCTGGGAGTTCGTTCAGCTCGGGAACTGCGGCTCGCCAGTCGAGATCGACGAGGGCTGGCTGGTCTTCACGCACGGCGTTGGGATGGTGCGAGGCTACTGCATCGGGGCGTGCCTGCTTGATAAAGAGGATCCGTCGCGCGTGCTTGCGCGGACTGCTTCCCCGTTGCTGTTTCCAAGTGCCGAACAGCGCGGGGGCTACGTGCCCAACGTGACCTACAGCTGCGGCGCGCTGCTCCACGACCGACGCGTGCTGCTGCCTTACGCGATCGGTGACGAATATACCGCCTTTGCGGTGGGATCGGTCGACGACCTGCTGGCGGTGATGGTGCCTGCGTGA
- a CDS encoding LacI family DNA-binding transcriptional regulator, with protein MSVITIKDVAALAGVSPKTVSRVINGEAHVRPAVRDAVMKVVAELGYRPNEHARGLSSSRSFLIALLFDDPASGYAADVQLGAIERCRHHGHHLVVERIDRAMPDWLAEVDATIASLRPAGVVLTPPLCDWSELTALLIHRQVPFVRIAPGSDTVPAAMVTIDDFAAAVDMTDFLIGLGHRNIAFVEGIRSHGAARKRLAGFREAMTRKGYEIREGWIYEGDFTFRAGLAAGEALLNLPNRPSAIFAANDELALGVLISALRMNIAVPGDLSVAGFDNAPISRMAWPQLTTVQQPNREMASAAVDILVDPSYTHLPANSFSEKMTYTLIPRDSTGPRSAG; from the coding sequence ATGAGCGTCATCACGATCAAGGATGTGGCAGCCTTGGCCGGGGTCTCGCCGAAGACGGTATCGAGGGTCATCAACGGCGAGGCGCACGTCCGGCCTGCCGTCCGCGACGCCGTCATGAAGGTGGTGGCGGAGCTCGGTTATAGACCTAACGAGCATGCACGCGGTCTTTCGAGTTCGCGCTCGTTCCTCATCGCGCTTCTGTTCGACGACCCCGCCTCAGGCTATGCGGCCGACGTGCAGCTCGGTGCGATCGAGCGCTGCCGGCATCACGGCCATCATCTTGTGGTGGAACGGATCGATCGCGCCATGCCCGACTGGCTGGCGGAGGTCGACGCTACGATCGCGTCGCTCCGCCCGGCGGGCGTGGTCCTGACGCCGCCGCTTTGTGACTGGAGCGAACTGACGGCGCTGCTCATCCATCGGCAGGTCCCCTTCGTCAGGATTGCACCCGGCTCGGACACCGTTCCCGCCGCTATGGTGACGATCGACGATTTTGCTGCCGCCGTCGACATGACCGACTTCCTCATCGGTCTCGGGCACCGGAATATCGCCTTTGTCGAGGGCATTCGCAGTCATGGCGCCGCAAGAAAGCGTCTTGCAGGATTTCGGGAGGCGATGACGCGCAAAGGCTACGAAATTCGCGAGGGTTGGATCTACGAGGGCGATTTCACCTTCCGAGCTGGACTTGCGGCCGGAGAAGCCCTCCTGAACCTGCCGAACCGACCCTCCGCGATCTTCGCCGCCAATGACGAGCTTGCGCTCGGTGTCCTGATCAGCGCCCTGCGCATGAACATAGCCGTACCTGGAGATCTGTCCGTCGCAGGGTTCGACAACGCGCCGATCTCCAGGATGGCGTGGCCGCAACTTACGACGGTGCAGCAGCCGAACAGGGAGATGGCTTCGGCCGCGGTCGATATCCTGGTCGACCCAAGCTACACGCACCTGCCCGCCAATTCGTTCTCCGAGAAGATGACCTACACGCTTATTCCCCGAGACAGCACCGGGCCGCGTTCGGCTGGCTAG
- a CDS encoding MFS transporter: MSGPGRPQRFLDIDVNAGFDRKVRFSVVVLRKSISPLRSRSMGHHRDVLDDRSATSLFRLCVGIYFIGGFTNALVGLLVPRLRLLLGLSHTHALMVQLAFHSSYLLFALPITAILVRAGYMRGIAAGLSLMAASGLALAVATSTLHYAGVLLALLVLASGVTFLQIAGNIVVPVVEPMARAVPRMTMLQGFNSLGTVLAPLVGARFLLQSASTSTSSLWAALPFVGTATATAVLAIAFISRRNLLRSIGRPRRASAARLSDILSNRRLLAGSAAIFCYVGAEVTIGTLLVEYLTLPTVLALSPVEAGQLVSLYWAGAMIGRFVGARLLVGRSPARLLLAAAAAATLLVLVSVAATGPVGAIALLAVGLCNATMYPVIFALSLPDDMSTAPYASMVLCMAVVGGAIVPFATGVAADAFGLTPSLLLPASCYVVIILFAWLRQRTMPLHVGNPA; this comes from the coding sequence TTGAGCGGGCCTGGGCGCCCTCAACGATTTCTTGACATCGATGTCAACGCGGGTTTCGACCGCAAGGTCAGATTTTCCGTAGTCGTGTTGCGCAAAAGCATCAGCCCGCTACGATCACGCTCCATGGGTCACCACCGAGACGTTCTGGACGACCGGAGCGCCACCAGCCTCTTCCGGCTCTGCGTCGGCATCTACTTCATCGGGGGTTTCACCAATGCGCTGGTGGGCCTGCTGGTGCCACGCCTGCGCCTGCTCTTGGGGCTGAGCCACACGCACGCGCTGATGGTGCAGTTGGCGTTCCATTCCAGCTACCTCCTGTTCGCGCTTCCGATCACCGCCATTCTCGTCAGGGCGGGATATATGCGCGGGATCGCGGCCGGCCTCTCGCTGATGGCCGCGAGCGGACTTGCGCTAGCGGTGGCGACATCCACCCTGCACTATGCCGGCGTGCTGCTCGCGCTGCTGGTTCTGGCCAGCGGCGTCACGTTCCTGCAGATCGCCGGGAACATCGTCGTGCCCGTGGTCGAACCCATGGCGAGGGCAGTTCCGAGGATGACCATGCTACAGGGGTTCAATTCGCTGGGCACGGTGCTTGCCCCGCTCGTCGGCGCACGCTTCCTGCTGCAGTCGGCAAGCACGTCGACCAGCAGCCTGTGGGCGGCTTTGCCATTCGTCGGGACCGCAACGGCAACGGCGGTGCTGGCCATCGCCTTCATATCGCGGCGCAACCTGCTTCGATCCATCGGCCGACCGCGTCGAGCGTCAGCCGCTCGCCTATCCGACATCCTCTCCAACCGCAGGCTGCTGGCGGGCTCGGCTGCGATCTTCTGCTACGTCGGCGCCGAGGTGACCATCGGGACGCTGCTGGTCGAGTACCTGACATTGCCGACGGTCCTCGCCTTGTCCCCTGTCGAAGCCGGCCAGTTGGTGAGCCTGTATTGGGCGGGGGCGATGATCGGCCGCTTCGTCGGCGCCCGCTTGCTCGTCGGCAGATCGCCGGCGCGACTGCTGCTCGCCGCCGCCGCTGCCGCGACGTTGCTCGTCCTGGTATCGGTGGCGGCTACGGGGCCGGTCGGCGCGATCGCGCTGCTCGCGGTGGGCCTGTGCAACGCGACGATGTACCCGGTCATCTTCGCGCTCTCGCTACCCGACGACATGTCCACCGCGCCCTATGCGTCGATGGTGCTGTGCATGGCCGTGGTCGGCGGGGCGATCGTCCCATTCGCGACCGGTGTCGCAGCGGATGCATTCGGGTTGACTCCCTCGCTTCTCCTGCCGGCGTCCTGCTATGTGGTGATCATACTGTTCGCCTGGCTGCGGCAAAGAACCATGCCTCTTCACGTCGGGAACCCAGCATGA
- a CDS encoding TonB-dependent receptor: protein MTTKYGFAASTALAATLFLLATPAYAQLDQQTAAPDPTPNSAQAAEQTNSQPAADSNAIQDIVVTATRRETNLQKTPIAVSAFSQAALDRQQVRDVTDLARFVPSLQFNQQGDQSAVLLTLRGIGNDSAYTEVADPEVAVYVDGVYSPRAQGATILLYDLERAEVLRGPQGTLFGRNATVGAFSLITAKPTLDKFYGNVEAVVGNYDRVGTRGTLNLPVSDTLGFRVAFATERNDGYADYQQAPNIPGINRSAFVTGGKKYYARDQYSGRVSMLFRPSDNFRWNLSAEGFLDKGAPVISLLQTPRAGTDRWSVLADTAPDTDRYSVAVRSTMDYDFSDSAQLSYIAGFSRIGGSTQADADAGALPPTGTGDGLGNAEFQGAFGENRTIDSRYDFTSHELQLKSTGDNSLDWILGAYYSHEVNSIRFDIDQRNGYRDGTFSWAGSFIQAHRQIDSAAGFAQATYHLTDAVRLTGGVRYTHDWKKDEGGRNVTFAGTGCTPAQQLPGGACTQGIFGAYPGATAAELVALLPGFAISNNDVKGDWGKFTYLARVDADLAQDVLGYASISSGFKSGNIQDNAQLTDPETITNYEAGFKSRFFDRRLTLNMSAYYSDFKGYQVNQAVTFRDAAGNVTSSQIVTQNAKGAKSYGLEAELVANVTSNDRVQIAAALQRTKLDELQSVDGRLYNSSLAGSIVELKGNELAHAPRFSGTFTYEHDFKFGNGASITPRVTTHVETSSWLSYFNGDSNPFLNAAATGQVRGIYGTNWDRQKAYTRTDLALRYSPPTDSFVIEAFLLNVENHDIRTSAGAQGAPRYAPVFLSNYQNPRTWGLRVKASF from the coding sequence ATGACCACGAAGTACGGCTTCGCCGCGAGCACCGCGCTTGCCGCCACCCTCTTTCTGCTGGCGACGCCGGCCTACGCGCAGTTGGACCAGCAGACCGCCGCTCCCGATCCGACGCCGAACAGCGCCCAGGCAGCCGAGCAGACCAACAGCCAGCCAGCTGCCGATTCCAATGCGATCCAGGACATCGTCGTGACCGCCACGCGGCGCGAGACGAACCTGCAGAAGACCCCGATCGCGGTATCCGCGTTCAGCCAAGCGGCGCTCGATCGCCAGCAGGTCCGGGACGTCACCGACCTCGCTCGCTTCGTGCCCTCGCTCCAGTTCAACCAGCAGGGCGACCAGTCGGCCGTGCTGCTGACGCTGCGCGGCATCGGCAACGATAGCGCCTATACCGAGGTCGCCGATCCCGAGGTCGCCGTCTACGTCGATGGCGTCTACTCTCCCCGCGCCCAGGGTGCGACGATCCTGCTTTACGACCTCGAACGCGCCGAGGTGCTGCGTGGGCCGCAGGGCACGCTGTTCGGGCGCAACGCTACGGTTGGCGCCTTCAGCCTGATCACCGCCAAGCCAACGCTCGACAAGTTCTACGGCAACGTCGAGGCGGTCGTCGGCAACTATGACCGGGTCGGTACCCGTGGCACGCTCAACCTGCCAGTATCCGACACGCTCGGCTTCCGCGTCGCGTTCGCGACCGAGCGCAACGACGGCTATGCCGACTATCAGCAGGCGCCCAACATCCCCGGCATCAACCGTTCGGCATTCGTCACCGGCGGTAAGAAATACTATGCCCGCGACCAATATTCGGGCCGCGTGTCGATGCTGTTCCGCCCATCGGACAATTTCCGCTGGAACCTGTCGGCCGAGGGCTTCCTCGACAAGGGTGCGCCGGTCATCAGCCTGCTGCAGACGCCGCGGGCTGGCACCGATCGCTGGTCGGTGCTCGCCGACACGGCACCCGACACCGACCGTTACTCGGTCGCGGTTCGCTCGACGATGGACTATGACTTCAGCGACAGCGCGCAGCTCAGCTACATCGCCGGCTTCTCGCGCATCGGCGGCAGCACGCAGGCGGACGCCGATGCGGGGGCGCTGCCCCCGACCGGCACCGGCGACGGGCTTGGCAACGCAGAGTTCCAGGGTGCTTTTGGCGAGAACCGGACGATCGACTCCCGCTACGACTTCACCAGCCACGAGCTGCAGCTGAAGTCCACCGGCGACAACAGCCTCGACTGGATCCTGGGCGCCTATTACAGCCACGAGGTCAACTCGATCCGCTTCGACATCGATCAGCGCAACGGCTACCGCGACGGCACGTTCTCCTGGGCTGGCAGCTTCATCCAGGCCCATCGCCAGATCGATTCCGCCGCGGGCTTCGCGCAGGCGACATACCATCTCACCGATGCGGTCCGCCTGACGGGCGGCGTGCGCTACACGCACGATTGGAAGAAGGACGAGGGCGGCCGCAACGTGACCTTCGCCGGCACCGGCTGCACGCCGGCGCAGCAGTTGCCGGGCGGCGCCTGTACCCAAGGCATTTTCGGTGCTTATCCCGGCGCGACGGCTGCGGAGTTGGTGGCTCTCCTGCCAGGCTTCGCAATCTCGAATAACGACGTGAAGGGCGACTGGGGCAAGTTCACGTATCTGGCACGGGTCGACGCCGACCTTGCGCAGGACGTGCTCGGCTATGCGAGCATCAGCTCGGGGTTCAAGTCGGGCAACATCCAGGACAATGCCCAGCTGACCGATCCCGAGACGATCACCAACTACGAGGCCGGCTTCAAGTCGCGCTTCTTCGATCGCCGGCTGACCCTGAACATGTCCGCCTATTATTCGGACTTTAAGGGTTACCAGGTGAACCAGGCGGTCACCTTCCGCGACGCGGCAGGCAATGTCACGTCCAGCCAGATCGTCACGCAGAACGCCAAGGGCGCGAAGTCCTACGGTCTCGAGGCGGAACTGGTAGCTAACGTGACATCCAACGATCGCGTGCAGATCGCTGCGGCGTTGCAGCGCACGAAGCTCGACGAACTGCAGAGCGTCGATGGTCGCCTGTACAATTCGTCGCTGGCCGGATCGATCGTCGAACTGAAGGGCAATGAGCTGGCGCATGCGCCACGCTTCTCGGGCACGTTCACCTACGAGCACGACTTCAAGTTTGGCAACGGCGCGAGCATCACGCCGCGCGTCACGACGCACGTCGAGACCAGCAGCTGGCTCAGCTACTTCAACGGCGACAGCAATCCGTTCCTGAACGCGGCTGCCACTGGCCAGGTGCGTGGCATCTATGGGACCAACTGGGACCGCCAGAAAGCCTATACGCGCACCGATCTCGCACTGCGCTACTCGCCGCCGACGGACAGCTTCGTGATCGAAGCCTTCCTGCTGAATGTCGAGAACCATGACATCCGCACCAGTGCCGGTGCCCAAGGCGCACCGCGCTACGCGCCGGTGTTCCTCTCCAACTATCAGAATCCACGGACGTGGGGCCTCCGCGTGAAGGCGTCGTTCTGA
- a CDS encoding tryptophan halogenase family protein produces the protein MTFATSPQRIVILGGGTAGWLSAALLSRKLGARAAITLVESADIGTIGVGEGTFPTIRTTLASLGVKEADFLRASDATFKQGVMFDGWKSGADSYFHPFNLPYGGSDPGLLPHWLAQGSNRSSYADAVTAQERVARANLAPKRQEDADFGGPMNYAYHFDAVRFAGFLRAVATASGVERVEATISDVDLHEDGDIAALKLPGDRRIEGDFFLDCSGFSSRLIGREMGARFIGVGNVLFNDRALAIQVPYDDPQAPIRPYTLATAQPSGWTWDIGLNARRGIGYVYSSRHSSDDEASEVLRRYLGTFGNGIVPRQLRFETGYRERQWIGNCAAVGLSAGFFEPLESTGISLIEYALLMLVEMIGTRDRGAREGAARRFNTLMRERFERIVDFLKLHYCITQRTDTAYWRDNTDPASIPDTLRDRLAQWRERVPVRFDFDLDRETFLPASYQYILYGMGFATTADGPALAPEAAGAAFAKVREAASGALRHLPDHRTLLNHLARKSAAAS, from the coding sequence ATGACGTTCGCTACATCCCCTCAGCGCATCGTCATTCTAGGCGGCGGCACAGCCGGCTGGCTGTCCGCCGCCCTTCTTTCCCGCAAGCTGGGCGCTCGGGCGGCGATTACCCTGGTGGAGTCGGCCGATATTGGTACCATCGGCGTCGGTGAGGGGACCTTCCCCACGATCCGCACCACGCTGGCGTCACTTGGGGTGAAAGAGGCCGACTTCCTGCGGGCGAGCGACGCCACCTTCAAGCAGGGTGTCATGTTCGACGGCTGGAAGTCCGGCGCCGACAGCTATTTCCACCCGTTCAACCTGCCCTATGGCGGAAGCGATCCCGGCCTTCTTCCCCACTGGTTGGCGCAGGGCAGCAACCGATCTTCCTACGCCGACGCCGTGACCGCGCAGGAGCGGGTAGCGCGCGCCAATCTGGCGCCAAAGCGTCAGGAGGACGCCGACTTCGGCGGTCCCATGAACTACGCCTATCATTTCGACGCCGTGCGTTTCGCCGGGTTCCTCCGGGCTGTTGCCACTGCCAGCGGAGTCGAACGGGTGGAGGCGACGATCAGCGACGTCGATCTGCACGAGGACGGCGACATAGCCGCGCTGAAGCTGCCGGGCGATCGCCGCATCGAGGGCGACTTCTTTCTGGATTGCTCGGGCTTCAGTTCACGCCTGATCGGGCGCGAGATGGGCGCCCGCTTCATCGGCGTGGGCAATGTCCTGTTCAACGACCGCGCGCTGGCGATCCAGGTGCCATACGACGATCCCCAAGCGCCCATCCGCCCCTACACTCTCGCAACCGCTCAACCGTCGGGCTGGACGTGGGACATCGGATTGAACGCCAGGCGCGGCATCGGATACGTGTATTCGAGCAGGCACAGCTCCGACGACGAGGCATCGGAGGTGCTGCGGCGATATCTTGGCACGTTCGGGAACGGCATCGTTCCGCGTCAGCTTCGCTTCGAGACCGGGTATCGCGAGCGGCAGTGGATCGGAAACTGCGCGGCGGTCGGCCTGTCCGCCGGCTTCTTCGAACCGCTGGAGTCCACGGGCATTTCGCTCATCGAATACGCACTGCTGATGCTCGTGGAGATGATCGGCACGCGCGATCGTGGCGCGCGCGAGGGGGCGGCGCGCAGGTTCAACACGCTGATGCGCGAACGCTTCGAACGCATCGTCGACTTCCTCAAGCTGCATTATTGCATCACCCAGCGCACCGACACGGCCTATTGGCGCGACAATACGGATCCGGCCTCGATACCGGACACGCTTCGTGATCGGCTGGCGCAATGGCGCGAGCGCGTGCCCGTCCGGTTCGACTTCGATCTAGACCGCGAGACGTTTCTACCGGCAAGCTACCAGTACATCCTTTATGGGATGGGGTTTGCGACCACCGCCGACGGTCCCGCGCTCGCTCCCGAAGCCGCCGGCGCGGCCTTCGCCAAGGTGCGCGAAGCCGCGTCCGGCGCCCTTCGACATCTGCCTGACCACCGCACCTTGTTGAACCATCTCGCTCGCAAGAGCGCCGCTGCCAGTTGA
- a CDS encoding beta-glucosidase family protein: MRFKGPLIAALLATSMSVALQAQEPAARASQAGSGPAASMSAAEARAERLVEQLTREEKLRLVHGYFPPFVIGKPGMPTDIIPSAGYVPGVPRLGIPTLRESDASLGVANQVEQRKGDVATALPSSLATAASFDPTIAYAGGAMIGAEARAKTFNVLLAGGVNLTRDPWNGRNFEYLGEDPLLAGRMAGESIRGVQSNGIVSTVKHLALNSQETGRMVLNAKLGEAALRESDLLAFQIAIEIGQPGSVMCAYNQVNGDYACENRHLLTDVLRTDWGYKGFVMSDWGAVHSTVKAANAGLDQQSGQELDKALYFGAPLAKAVADGTVAAAQLDTMVRRILTGVIASGAMDRPLSATVQPIDYAAHADVAQRAAEAGIVLLKNERNMLPLARTAKRIVLIGGHADLGVLSGGGSSQVRSVGGAPIEIPLKSGAAASFARLTYHASSPLQAFRKLAPDVVVEFIDGGDHAAAAAAAKKADIAIVFATQWQTEAQDTETLALPDGQDALIEAVATANPRMAVVLETGGPVLMPWLDRVPAVIEAWYPGQRGGEAIANVLFGAVNPSGRLPITFPAAAEQAPRPAPVGLERLKDPAAATAAANSGGGSGVTVDHFPVDYPEGSNVGYRWYEAKAQKPLFAFGHGLSYAKFVYSKPILSGGKEMTIRFTIKNVGKVAGIDVPQIYTRPADGRWPARLVGYARVDLQPGASTEVTVTAEPRILADWSEAARRFEIASGRYRVEIGRSAGDRENAGEIQLEARAIR, translated from the coding sequence ATGCGTTTCAAAGGTCCATTGATCGCAGCCCTGCTCGCCACGAGCATGTCCGTTGCTCTCCAGGCGCAGGAGCCCGCTGCCCGCGCGTCTCAGGCGGGGTCCGGCCCGGCGGCATCGATGAGTGCGGCGGAGGCTCGTGCGGAGCGGTTGGTGGAGCAGCTGACCCGCGAGGAGAAGCTCCGCCTGGTTCATGGCTACTTCCCGCCGTTCGTCATCGGCAAGCCCGGGATGCCGACCGACATCATCCCCTCAGCCGGCTACGTGCCTGGCGTTCCGCGGCTTGGCATCCCGACGCTGCGCGAGAGCGATGCCAGTCTGGGCGTCGCCAACCAGGTAGAGCAACGAAAGGGCGACGTCGCCACCGCCTTGCCCTCGAGCCTTGCCACCGCGGCCAGCTTTGATCCGACGATCGCCTATGCAGGCGGTGCGATGATCGGCGCCGAGGCACGGGCCAAGACGTTCAACGTGCTGCTCGCAGGCGGCGTCAACCTCACCCGTGATCCCTGGAACGGGCGCAACTTCGAGTATCTCGGCGAGGATCCGCTGCTTGCCGGTCGGATGGCAGGCGAGTCGATTCGCGGCGTGCAGAGCAACGGCATCGTCTCTACGGTGAAGCATCTTGCGCTCAACTCCCAGGAGACCGGGCGCATGGTGCTGAACGCGAAATTGGGTGAGGCAGCTCTGCGCGAAAGCGACCTCCTCGCCTTCCAGATCGCGATCGAGATCGGCCAGCCCGGCTCCGTCATGTGCGCTTACAACCAAGTCAACGGTGACTATGCCTGCGAGAACCGCCACCTGCTCACCGACGTGCTGCGGACGGACTGGGGCTACAAGGGCTTCGTCATGTCGGATTGGGGTGCGGTGCATTCGACGGTCAAGGCTGCCAATGCAGGCCTGGACCAACAATCCGGCCAAGAGTTGGACAAGGCGCTCTACTTTGGCGCACCGTTGGCGAAGGCGGTGGCGGACGGCACTGTAGCGGCAGCGCAGCTGGACACGATGGTGCGCCGTATCCTTACCGGCGTCATCGCGAGCGGGGCGATGGACCGGCCGCTCAGCGCGACGGTCCAACCGATCGACTATGCCGCCCATGCCGACGTGGCGCAGCGCGCCGCGGAAGCCGGCATCGTGCTGCTGAAGAACGAGCGGAACATGCTGCCGCTTGCCCGCACCGCCAAGCGCATCGTGCTGATCGGCGGCCATGCCGACCTCGGCGTGCTGTCGGGCGGAGGATCGTCGCAGGTGCGGTCGGTCGGTGGTGCACCGATCGAAATCCCGCTCAAGAGCGGCGCGGCAGCATCCTTCGCTCGGCTGACTTACCACGCATCCTCGCCGCTGCAGGCCTTCCGCAAATTGGCACCCGACGTCGTGGTAGAGTTCATCGATGGCGGCGACCATGCCGCTGCCGCCGCCGCGGCGAAGAAGGCGGACATCGCGATCGTCTTCGCCACGCAGTGGCAGACCGAGGCGCAGGATACCGAGACGCTAGCCTTGCCGGACGGTCAGGATGCGCTGATCGAAGCCGTCGCGACCGCCAACCCCCGCATGGCCGTGGTGCTGGAGACGGGTGGCCCCGTGCTGATGCCGTGGCTTGACCGCGTGCCTGCGGTCATCGAGGCATGGTATCCGGGCCAGCGCGGTGGCGAGGCGATCGCCAACGTGCTGTTCGGCGCCGTCAATCCGTCTGGCCGTCTGCCGATCACCTTTCCCGCTGCAGCCGAGCAGGCGCCGCGCCCGGCTCCGGTCGGGCTGGAACGGCTCAAGGATCCTGCAGCAGCCACCGCCGCCGCGAACAGCGGCGGGGGATCTGGCGTCACGGTTGATCACTTCCCGGTCGATTATCCGGAAGGCAGCAACGTCGGCTATCGCTGGTACGAGGCGAAGGCCCAGAAGCCATTGTTCGCCTTCGGACACGGCCTCTCGTACGCGAAGTTCGTCTACTCGAAGCCGATATTGTCCGGCGGCAAGGAGATGACGATCCGCTTCACGATCAAGAACGTCGGCAAGGTCGCTGGCATCGACGTCCCGCAGATCTACACCAGGCCGGCGGACGGGCGGTGGCCGGCCAGGCTGGTAGGCTATGCACGCGTCGACCTGCAGCCTGGAGCATCGACGGAAGTCACCGTCACCGCCGAGCCGCGCATCCTCGCCGACTGGAGCGAGGCAGCACGCCGTTTCGAAATCGCGTCCGGACGGTACCGGGTCGAAATCGGCCGCAGCGCTGGCGACCGCGAAAACGCGGGTGAGATCCAGCTCGAAGCACGAGCGATCAGGTGA